Proteins from a genomic interval of Colletotrichum higginsianum IMI 349063 chromosome 6, whole genome shotgun sequence:
- a CDS encoding Serine/threonine-protein kinase — MSMEVRESRKCLEDISGTLRFKYSMLLLRNDDNEFFSARSSDPHPASTVQLCELEDVRRIAPLPFCPPEVIVAPETLANMDDTYVKRPDLLRLATANDSQAYLLEEVRVCEIIKRHPHPNLAEYRGCVLSEGRIIGICFKRYRETLMGKVNPGHLNKAMLIEAPERAAVREEATRYLPNIRAGLQHLHSLGIIHNDLNPMNVMIDENDNPVIIDFDSCRVVGAPLQDVKRTYGWYNQDVGVSSESNDTEALKEIQVFLAGSSPGDLIFSI; from the coding sequence ATGTCGATGGAAGTGCGTGAGTCTCGAAAGTGCCTTGAAGACATCAGTGGAACTCTACGATTCAAGTATTCAATGCTCCTTCTCCGaaacgacgacaacgaatTCTTCTCGGCGCGATCATCCGATCCACACCCAGCATCTACTGTTCAACTGTGTGAATTGGAAGATGTAAGGCGTATAGCGCCATTGCCTTTTTGCCCACCGGAAGTGATTGTCGCTCCAGAAACACTTGCGAACATGGACGACACTTATGTCAAAAGACCAGACCTACTCCGGTTGGCTACAGCCAACGATTCGCAGGCCTATCTTCTAGAGGAAGTCAGAGTCTGCGAAATAATCAAACGGCACCCACATCCGAATCTTGCAGAGTACCGCGGCTGCGTGCTGTCGGAAGGTCGAATCATCGGCATTTGTTTCAAACGCTACAGAGAAACATTGATGGGAAAAGTCAACCCTGGCCACCTCAACAAAGCCATGCTCATCGAAGCGCCTGAAAGAGCTGCAGTCCGGGAGGAAGCGACTCGTTATCTCCCCAACATACGAGCTGGCCTTCAACACCTACATTCCTTGGGCATTATCCACAACGACCTCAACCCAATGAATGTAATGATCGATGAAAACGATAACCCAGTTATCATAGACTTTGACAGCTGTCGAGTTGTTGGTGCACCGCTGCAAGATGTAAAGCGCACATATGGATGGTACAATCAAGACGTTGGTGTTTCTAGTGAGAGCAATGATACCGAAGCCCTTAAAGAGATACAGGTCTTCCTCGCTGGATCCTCGCCAGGGGACTTAATCTTCTCGATATAG